In Humulus lupulus chromosome 7, drHumLupu1.1, whole genome shotgun sequence, the following are encoded in one genomic region:
- the LOC133791582 gene encoding protein FAR1-RELATED SEQUENCE 2-like, with product MEDTVTTTQENEDDQFLEDLAESNTFCDQPTIFEKYGIEEDLVGLTRDDMVGHSFESLELAEEFITEYAMVVGFSICKGHMRRGRLGNIQEREWLCSRQGKRMECHVKRHDITRKPKPLTRVDCKVAFRVNWRKYDNTWICREFITTHSHPLAADAHKQFLRSNRVVTPGYAAIATSLREAGVRTCHIMSYMDIQAGGYEKMRFTVRDLYNMISNIDQVQLRNSYARRAIGYLEHKADDDEQGRWLALVKEYGLQNTCYANDLYERRRNWGETFLRGNFFYGMSTMQRNEGMNAILKKKWNHSLKLYEFIRAVDLSMSWMRHRLVKDDYDSLYTSPQLGKTNMPQIEEEVLILYTRNMLYKVRKEMQREGRYLVEGSSVTENGVILHLYKWPDAKVRRSVLVSSNSEFFVCECQYFLSFGITCRHIFATMKHRKVMKMPKSLLLTQWTINEYEYEKVDPSNYRACENKSTVVWSRLGRIMTKMIEVAYLAARTDEAYNETMKMLQNMNICLQKHGTVINSNAMEEDKFERQERTVLDPHISKTKVTAKVRGSKGPMK from the exons ATGGAGGATACGGTTACAACCACACAGGAAAACGAAGATGACCAGTTTTTGGAGGACTTAGCCGAGAGTAATACCTTCTGTGATCAGCCAACTATATTTGAGAAGTATGGAATTGAGGAAGATCTTGTTGGCTTAACAAGAGATGACATGGTCGGCCATAGTTTCGAATCCCTGGAATTAGCAGAGGAGTTTATTACTGAGTATGCCATGGTTGTAGGATTTAGCATTTGTAAAGGACACATGAGAAGAGGTCGACTTGGGAATATACAAGAAAGAGAGTGGCTATGCTCACGACAAGGGAAAAGAATGGAATGCCATGTGAAAAGGCACGATATTACAAGAAAGCCAAAGCCATTAACTCGAGTTGATTGCAAGGTTGCTTTTAGAGTAAATTGGAGAAAGTATGATAATACATGGATATGTAGAGAATTTATCACAACGCATTCGCATCCACTTGCTGCTGATGCCCACAAGCAATTTCTTCGTTCGAATAGAGTGGTCACACCAGGATATGCTGCAATTGCTACATCGTTAAGGGAAGCAGGTGTAAGAACTTGCCATATAATGTCATATATGGATATTCAAGCAGGTGGATACGAGAAAATGCGTTTCACAGTTAGGGACTTGTACAACATGATTTCAAATATTGATCAAGTGCAGCTAAGAAATTCATATGCAAGGCGGGCAATTGGTTACTTGGAGCACAAAGCTGATGACGACGAACA AGGAAGATGGCTAGCTCTGGTGAAGGAATATGGCTTGCAGAATACCTGCTATGCCAATGACTTGTATGAAAGACGAAGAAATTGGGGTGAAACTTTTCTTAGGGGAAATTTTTTCTATGGGATGTCCACTATGCAGCGCAATGAGGGGATGAATGCTATATTAAAGAAAAAATGGAATCATAGCTTAAAGCTATATGAGTTTATAAGAGCAGTTGACTTGTCAATGTCTTGGATGCGACATAGATTGGTGAAAGATGATTATGACTCTTTATATACAAGTCCCCAATTGGGTAAGACCAATATGCCACAAATTGAAGAGGAAGTCTTGATATTGTACACGCGGAACATGCTCTACAAAGTTAGAAAGGAGATGCAAAGGGAGGGAAGATATTTGGTGGAAGGCAGTTCTGTTACAGAGAATGGAGTTATATTGCACTTATACAAATGGCCAGACGCAAAGGTGAGGCGGTCAGTGTTAGTAAGTTCCAACTCAGAATTCTTTGTGTGCGAATGTCAATACTTTCTTTCTTTTGGGATAACATGTCGGCATATTTTTGCAACTATGAAGCATAGGAAGGTGATGAAAATGCCAAAGTCGCTTCTACTTACACAGTGGACAATAAACGAATATGAATATGAGAAGGTGGACCCGAGTAATTATCGTGCTTGTGAGAACAAATCAACTGTAGTATGGTCTCGGCTTGGTAGAATCATGACAAAGATGATCGAGGTTGCGTACTTAGCTGCAAGAACTGATGAAGCTTATAATGAAACAATGAAAATGTTACAGAACATGAATATATGCTTGCAGAAACATGGCACTGTCATTAACAGCAATGCCATGGAGGAAGATAAGTTTGAAAGGCAAGAGAGAACAGTCTTAGACCCACATATATCAAAAACTAAGGTTACAGCAAAGGTTCGCGGTTCAAAGGGTCCTATGAAATGA
- the LOC133791154 gene encoding uncharacterized protein LOC133791154, translating to MRKEDTVKLISAEGFEFIIHKEAAMVSQTIRNMLTSPGSFAETQHGEVTFPEISTTILEKICKYFYWNLQFASGKETEFHIEPELTLELMMAANYLHT from the exons ATGAGAAAGGAAGACACAGTGAAGCTGATCAGCGCCGAGGGTTTCGAATTCATCATCCACAAAGAAGCCGCCATGGTTTCTCAGACCATTCGAAATATGCTCACCTCTCCTG GAAGTTTTGCCGAAACGCAACATGGGGAGGTAACATTCCCTGAGATCAGCACCACTATTCTTGAGAAGATCTGCAAGTATTTCTATTGGAATCTTCAATTTGCCAG TGGGAAAGAGACCGAGTTCCACATTGAACCTGAATTGACTCTAGAGTTGATGATGGCAGCTAATTATCTCCACACTTAG
- the LOC133791584 gene encoding uncharacterized protein LOC133791584, with protein MDKKCLGEVVKAFICLLEEFHEFKDNVAAMRDEAAQLCDKEDRRVEDKKFFDVTIEEGFRLLKNSDKSVSFRNKYGGVNDMNGKGVCMDDSPVIECDKEEHLIYEECESKLCNLNVKEWPAVTIARNFLDSVETKKEKSVENIIESKMASDTNSSHVGIDTDVDWDFVFEKESVVKVDKLNFEVESGVVNERTNVNAGLNENSAKLDATFTVIRGLENSIRNNGVHPDEVVLLHFDNKRMLYSELGGCPFDMELFDLGKDECGRLVEEVRSIENVVPKPILNRSSLNDFCSLNEHEAAPMEYVMNPNLPPDEVLFLGEKVVGRRVDFQTLGKNKLVSPRVVNCLVEILTTVERFERGNQNKFWWILTNLSRPDPASIFTLSEPTKWMEWCGALRRCEKVYVPVMAKIHWFLSVLIMKYKKVDVYDDFKKCSFQLGTAIMSHMLLSMDNVFKDKIINIFGSSWNFFGFNVAEAPDHNRRYVGNYDSSLEVMKTLLREHVDGVFSEQVPQAIQRLYIGPLILGSQVNKVRDITINKVVG; from the exons ATGGATAAAAAATGTTTAGGGGAAGTTGTTAAGGCATTCATTTGCCTTTTAGAAGAGTTTCATGAATTTAAGGACAATGTTGCGGCTATGCGAGACGAGGCAGCTCAATTATGTGATAAGGAGGATAGGCGTGTGGAGGATAAAAAGTTTTTTGATGTTACGATTGAGGAAGGTTTCCGCTTGTTGAAGAATTCTGACAAGAGTGTAAGTTTTAGAAATAAATATGGTGGAGTGAATGATATGAATGGCAAGGGAGTTTGCATGGATGACAGCCCTGTAATTGAATGTGATAAAGAGGAACATTTAATTTATGAAGAATGTGAATCAAAATTATGTAATTTGAATGTGAAGGAGTGGCCCGCTGTTACAATTGCAAGGAATTTTTTGGATTCTGTGGAAACAAAGAAAGAGAAAAGTGTGGAAAATATAATTGAATCTAAAATGGCTAGTGATACAAACTCTAGTCATGTAGGTATTGATACTGATGTCGATTGGGATTTTGTGTTTGAGAAAGAGAGTGTTGTAAAAGTAGACAAGTTGAATTTTGAAGTAGAGTCTGGTGTTGTGAATGAGCGAACCAATGTTAATGCTGGTTTGAATGAGAATTCAGCAAAGTTGGATGCAACTTTTACGGTGATAAGGGGGTTAGAAAATAGTATTAGAAATAACGGTGTTCATCCTGATGAAGTAGTATTATTGCACTTTGATAATAAGAGGATGTTGTATTCTGAACTTGGGGGATGTCCCTTTGATATGGAATTGTTTGACCTTGGAAAAGATGAATGTGGTAGACTTGTTGAGGAG GTTCGTAGCATTGAAAATGTGGTGCCGAAACCTATCTTAAACCGTAGTTCTTTGAATGATTTCTGTAGTCTAAATGAACATGAGGCTGCTCCCATGGAATATGTGATGAACCCAAACTTACCACCAGa TGAGGTTCTTTTCTTGGGGGAGAAGGTTGTTGGAAGAAGGGTTGACTTTCAAACATTAGGGAAGAACAAATTAGTTTCTCCAAGA GTTGTGAATTGTTTGGTTGAGATATTGACAACAGTTGAAAGATTTGAACGTGGTAATCAGAATAAATTTTGGTGGATTCTTACTAATTTGTCT AGGCCTGATCCTGCAAGTATATTTACATTAAGTGAACCTACGAAGTGGATGGAGTGGTGTGGAGCATTGCGAAGATGTGAGAAG GTGTATGTTCCTGTGATGGCAAAGATACACTGGTTTTTATCAGTATTAATTATGAAATATAAGAAGGTGGATGTTTACGACGATTTTAAAAAGTGCTCTTTTCAGTTAGGAACAGCTATCATGAGTCACATG TTGCTTTCTATGGATAATGTATTCAAGGATAAAATAATTAACATTTTTGGGTCCTCTTGGAATTTTTTTGGCTTCAATGTTGCCGAAGCACCAGACCACAACCGAAGATATGTTGGAAACTATGATAGCAGCTTGGAGGTAATGAAAACACTTCTTCGAGAGCATGTTGACGGTGTCTTCAGTGAACAA GTGCCTCAAGCGATTCAAAGATTATATATTGGACCACTAATTTTGGGGTCTCAAGTGAATAAGGTTCGAGACATTACAATAAACAAAGTTGTTGGATGA